A stretch of Deltaproteobacteria bacterium DNA encodes these proteins:
- a CDS encoding helix-turn-helix domain-containing protein yields the protein MTRSRRSRVTPEQVGQQLRDAREGKGLSVDDIARVTKVPVRSLAALERGAFDELPADVFARGFLRAYARCVGLDGDAIVRAYADSRAAADAGGRGAPAESASGRTADAVGGDARDAVGGDARDAVGGDARDAAGGDARDAVDGEARDAGSRSRLQSTGAFVARHLFDDRAGDGARRGAVTLAVIILVIVATLTMSYLLRGPTSASDGLTRARPAPGAAVAAAPDRARGAPG from the coding sequence ATGACGCGCTCGCGCCGGTCCCGCGTCACGCCCGAGCAGGTCGGCCAGCAGCTGCGCGACGCCCGCGAGGGCAAGGGCCTGTCGGTCGACGACATCGCGCGCGTCACCAAGGTGCCGGTGCGATCGCTGGCTGCGCTCGAGCGCGGCGCGTTCGACGAGCTGCCGGCGGATGTGTTCGCGCGCGGGTTCTTGCGCGCGTACGCTCGCTGCGTCGGCCTCGACGGAGACGCGATCGTGCGGGCCTACGCGGACAGCCGCGCGGCGGCGGACGCCGGCGGGCGGGGCGCCCCCGCCGAGTCGGCGTCGGGTCGGACGGCGGACGCGGTCGGCGGCGACGCGCGCGACGCGGTCGGCGGCGACGCGCGCGACGCGGTCGGCGGCGACGCGCGCGACGCGGCCGGCGGCGACGCGCGCGACGCGGTCGACGGCGAGGCGCGCGACGCGGGCTCGCGGTCGCGTTTGCAATCGACTGGCGCATTCGTCGCGCGCCACCTGTTCGACGACCGGGCGGGCGACGGGGCGCGGCGCGGTGCGGTGACGCTGGCGGTGATCATCCTCGTCATCGTCGCGACGCTCACGATGTCGTATCTGCTCCGCGGGCCGACCAGCGCGTCCGATGGCCTCACGCGCGCGCGGCCCGCGCCGGGGGCGGCGGTCGCCGCCGCGCCGGACCGCGCGCGGGGCGCCCCGGGGTGA
- a CDS encoding tetratricopeptide repeat protein, with amino-acid sequence MFLAAAALAVAAGCGGGQHVDRGKAQTRLDLCAELLTKREYEAAETECKKALQFDPHDHRAHNYLGLIDVLRAADMHKILEIDDCLTGVDAEGLSKKKDRHLLDARAHFEDAIAARRDYGEAYSNLGAVLLQLEEYEAAAAAFRKALENAATLQNPSLTRTNLAWVYFHLGRLPEAAAELRQALRFEPDMCLAHYRLGRVYFARKEWDKALAEFEKVAAQLRVCPIQEAHLYLMKTYVQTGLGANLPRVAQACVALAPQSCVAAECRALVP; translated from the coding sequence GTGTTTCTTGCCGCCGCGGCCCTGGCGGTCGCTGCGGGGTGCGGGGGCGGCCAGCACGTCGATCGCGGCAAGGCGCAGACGCGCCTCGACCTGTGCGCCGAGCTGCTGACGAAGCGCGAGTACGAGGCGGCGGAAACCGAGTGCAAAAAGGCCCTCCAGTTCGATCCGCACGATCACCGCGCCCACAACTACCTCGGCCTGATCGACGTGCTGCGCGCGGCCGACATGCACAAGATTCTCGAGATCGACGACTGTCTCACCGGCGTCGACGCCGAGGGCCTGTCCAAAAAGAAGGATCGCCACCTGCTCGACGCCCGGGCCCACTTCGAGGACGCGATCGCCGCCCGCCGCGACTACGGCGAGGCGTACTCCAACCTGGGCGCGGTGTTGCTGCAGCTCGAGGAGTACGAGGCGGCGGCGGCGGCGTTCCGCAAGGCGCTCGAGAACGCCGCGACCCTGCAGAACCCGTCGCTCACCCGGACGAACCTGGCGTGGGTGTACTTCCACCTCGGCCGCCTACCGGAGGCCGCCGCGGAGCTGCGCCAGGCGCTGCGGTTCGAACCGGACATGTGCCTGGCGCATTACCGTCTCGGCCGGGTTTACTTCGCCCGCAAAGAGTGGGACAAAGCGCTGGCCGAATTCGAAAAGGTGGCGGCCCAACTGCGGGTTTGCCCGATTCAGGAAGCACACCTTTACCTCATGAAGACGTACGTCCAGACCGGGCTCGGAGCCAACCTGCCGCGCGTCGCGCAGGCGTGCGTCGCGCTGGCTCCGCAAAGCTGCGTCGCGGCCGAGTGCCGCGCGCTGGTGCCGTGA
- a CDS encoding alpha/beta hydrolase, protein MPATAARSTSPSVGPDDTGFIASRDGTALYVEWFDAATDAAPGLAIVLHGYAEHCGRYHEVARVLADLGMPTLTFDFRGHGKSDGARGHVDHFREYLDDVDAALRELDRRAGDTSLPVLMLGHSNGGLVALRLLADPTREPNRVRAVVLSSPFLGLAAKLPLWKRQLAVVSGRYAPRLSMPNEIQIDDLTHDPDKLAARRADTLCNDNATAGWFTAALRAQRYVYDNAVRIEVPTLWVVAGGDRLADPAATRAVHARLRAPSVYREYPGWHHEVLNEVDRQRVFDEIRAFAKQHFPVKNQ, encoded by the coding sequence ATGCCCGCCACCGCAGCCCGCTCCACGTCTCCGTCCGTTGGTCCCGACGACACCGGGTTCATCGCCAGCCGCGACGGTACCGCGCTGTACGTCGAATGGTTTGACGCGGCCACCGACGCCGCGCCCGGTCTCGCCATCGTGTTGCACGGCTACGCCGAACACTGCGGGCGCTACCACGAGGTCGCGCGGGTGCTCGCCGACCTCGGCATGCCGACGCTCACCTTCGACTTCCGCGGCCACGGCAAGTCCGACGGCGCGCGCGGACACGTCGACCACTTCCGCGAATACCTCGACGACGTCGACGCCGCCCTGCGCGAGCTCGATCGGCGCGCCGGCGACACGAGCCTTCCGGTGTTGATGCTCGGCCACAGCAACGGCGGACTCGTCGCGCTCCGCCTGCTGGCCGATCCGACCCGAGAGCCGAACCGGGTGCGCGCCGTCGTGCTGTCGTCGCCGTTCCTCGGCTTGGCGGCGAAACTGCCGCTGTGGAAGCGCCAGCTCGCGGTGGTGTCGGGCCGGTACGCGCCGCGCCTGTCGATGCCCAACGAGATCCAGATCGACGATCTCACCCACGACCCGGACAAACTCGCGGCGCGCCGCGCGGACACGCTGTGCAACGACAACGCGACGGCCGGGTGGTTCACCGCGGCGTTGCGCGCGCAACGATACGTGTACGACAACGCGGTGCGGATCGAGGTGCCGACGCTGTGGGTCGTCGCCGGCGGCGACCGGCTGGCCGATCCGGCGGCGACGCGCGCCGTGCACGCGCGCCTGCGCGCGCCGTCGGTGTACCGCGAATATCCGGGCTGGCACCACGAAGTGCTCAACGAAGTCGACCGACAGCGCGTGTTCGACGAGATCCGCGCGTTCGCGAAGCAACACTTTCCCGTGAAAAACCAATGA